A part of Augochlora pura isolate Apur16 chromosome 1, APUR_v2.2.1, whole genome shotgun sequence genomic DNA contains:
- the Prosalpha5 gene encoding proteasome alpha5 subunit → MFLTRSEYDHGVNTFSPEGRLFQVEYAIEAIKLGSTAIGIATSEGVVLAVEKRITSSLMEPTTVEKIVEIDKHIGCAASGLIADSRTMIDRARAECQNHWFVYNEKMSVESTAQAVSNLAIRFGDRDDDGGAMSRPFGVAMLFAGIDEKGPQLYHIDPSGTFIEFDAKAIGSGSEGAQQNLQEVYHKSMTLKEAIKAALKILKQVMEEKLNDTNIEVMTMTPEKLFHMFTKPELQEVIKDIA, encoded by the exons ATGTTTCTAACACGCTCGGAGTACGATCACGGTGTTAACACTTTTTCACCAGAAGGGAGATTATTTCAAGTTGAATATGCTATAGAAGCGATAAAACTTGGTTCCACTGCCATTGGGATCGCAACATCCGAGGGAGTAGTGTTAGCTGTTGAAAAGCGTATAACTTCTTCGTTAATGGAGCCTACAACGGTagagaaaattgtagaaattgaTAAGCATATCGGGTGTGCTGCATCTGGTTTAATAGCTGACTCTAGGACAATGATTGATCGTGCTAGAGCAGAATGTCAAAACCATTGGTTTGTTTACAATGAGAAGATGTCTGTAGAATCCACCGCACAGGCTGTTTCGAATTTAGCTATACGGTTTGGAGATAGGGATGACGATGGTGGTGCTATGTCCAGACCGTTTGGTGTAGCAATGTTATTCGCTGGGATTGATGAGAAAGGACCTCAGTTGTACCATATAGATCCCTCAGGCACTTTCATCGAGTTTGATGCAAAAGCTATCGGTTCAGGAAGTGAAGGAGCTCAACAAAATCTACAAGAAGTATATCACAAG TCTATGACACTTAAAGAAGCAATCAAAGCTgccttaaaaatattgaagcagGTCATGGAAGAGAAACTAAACGACACTAACATAGAAGTAATGACAATGACACCCGAGAAACTATTTCACATGTTCACAAAACCCGAATTACAGGAGGTGATTAAAGACATTGCTTAA
- the LOC144468059 gene encoding ataxin-10: protein MNTSNNGLLPELESAFAEQQWDKLLSLLNPKLFVTLQSQDDLRQVIAFPIVAKTAEILTRKDLYIPDNVKIACLKCLGNTCFNTYKHREYKSTDIQPGTCCYELYSSLVSLKHVETVNSYPFHSHFPYEGVIEWTADFIKSCKINDDTTDEQVEILRLCIQFLCNLFSFAYKDKNTLEKHNIPKFLCDSTLKDVIRNLTRSKHISLVKASCIFIHNALKGFQDQIFTKREKILLCSQLLEPVNEDFESAREALMYLISQADVLKDAYNDFSIEDRLFLLRKIYFEMLHYKSCCMDELDFTEDMFLFLSERFCKITDLILKTADPCLDDMEPRESCELLNVLGIATSISYIKDNRSLFINCIYLLKTIQEIGKISNNYFTPMMKLSDVAQMMQDSNIDELEEDTTTVKLEKNENKEAKQMRNLKSHPAFAFKSALIRVIGNLVHKNKEFQDLLREKDVIPLLLDCCNIDVKNPMIMEWSIMALRNLCEGNPENQKIIRNCSRIGVVENSVLQEMGLTLHEDETGRQVGVVPLARHE from the exons ATGAATACTAGTAATAATGGTCTTTTACCCGAATTAGAATCTGCTTTTGCTGAGCAACAATGGGACAAACTGTTAAGCCTCCTTAACcctaaattatttgtaaccCTTCAATCGCAGGATGATTTAAG GCAGGTGATAGCTTTCCCAATTGTAGCAAAAACAGCAGAAATCCTTACAAGGAAAGATCTTTATATCCCCGACAATGTAAAGATCGCATGTTTGAAATGCTTGGGAAATACTTGTTTCAATACCTATAAACATAGGGAATATAAATCAACTGATATTCAACCTGGAACGTGCTGTTACGAATTATATTCCAGTTTAGTTAGTTTAAAACATGTAGAAACTGTAAATTCTTATCCATTCCATTCACATTTTCCTTACGAAGGTGTTATAGAATGGACTGCAGACTTCATCAAGTCATGTAAAATTAACGATGACACGACAGATGAACAGGTAGAAATACTTAGATTATGTATTCAGTTTTTGTGCAATCTATTCTCATTTGCATACAAAGATAAGAACACCTTGGAAAAGCATAACATTCccaaatttttatgcgattcTACCTTGAAAGatgtaataagaaatttaactCGGTCCAAACACATTTCACTTGTTAAAGCTTCGTGTATATTTATTCACAATGCTTTGAAAGGATTTCAAGATCAGATTTTTACGAAACGAGAGAAGATTCTACTGTGTTCACAACTGTTGGAACCAGTTAATGAAGATTTCGAAAGTGCAAGAGAAGCTCTGATGTATCTAATTAGTCAAGCAGATGTACTGAAGGATGCATACAATGATTTCAGCATTGAAGatagattatttttactaCGAAAGATATATTTCGAAATGTTGCACTACAAGAGCTGTTGCATGGATGAGCTTGACTTTACAGAAGAcatgtttttatttctatcggaaaggttttgtaaaataactgaCTTAATCTTGAAAACTGCTGATCCATGCTTGGATGATATGGAACCAAGAGAAAGCTGCGAGCTTCTCAATGTTCTCGGAATTGCAACATCTATTTCGTACATAAAAGATAATCGATCTTTGTTCATTAATTGTATAT ATCTTTTGAAAACTATACAGGAGAttggaaaaatatcaaataactACTTCACTCCAATGATGAAGCTGAGCGATGTAGCCCAAATGATGCAAGATTCTAACATCGATGAATTGGAAGAAGATACAACCACAGTGAAACTTGAAAAAAACGAGAACAAAGAAGCAAAACAGATGAGAAATTTAAAGAGTCACCCTGCCTTCGCTTTTAAATCCGCATTGATAAGAGTTATTGGAAATCTGGTGCACAAAAACAAAGAATTCCAAGATCTG CTCCGTGAAAAGGACGTGATACCTCTGCTCCTGGATTGTTGCAATATAGACGTGAAAAATCCCA TGATAATGGAATGGTCGATCATGGCGCTGCGGAATTTGTGCGAAGGTAATCCGGAGAACCAAAAGATCATCCGGAATTGCTCCAGGATCGGGGTCGTCGAGAACAGCGTGCTGCAGGAGATGGGACTGACGCTGCACGAGGACGAGACTGGTCGGCAAGTTGGCGTCGTGCCTTTGGCTCGTCACGAGTAA